Genomic DNA from Anaerolineales bacterium:
GCCGTCCAATGTCGCGCCGACGATCGCCGGACCCTGTCCCTCCTGGCGGCCATCGACCACGCTTCCACCCGCGCCTGCGTCGACGCCGAGCGGACATTCCTCTCCGCCCTGGGAGGCGGGTGCTCCTCACCGGTGGCGGCGTTCGCCCATGCTATGCTCGAAGACGAGTCCGGCCCGATCGAGCTGACGGGCTTGGTCGCCTCGGTTGATGGGCAGCGCCTCATCCGGATCACGCGTCAAGGGTCCGAACCTGTCCGGCTTGGACAGCAACTGGCGCAGGATGCGCTGCGTCAGGGTGCTCAGGAGCTACTGCAGTGCCTAGCCTAGCCGGGAAGCGAGTGGTCGTGACCCGAGAGCGGAGCCAGGCCGGCGAGATGGCGATTCGCCTAGCCGAAGCCGGCGCGGTCCCGATCGTGTTCCCGACGATTGAGATCGCCCCCATGGCTGACCTGGGCCGCCTCGATCATGCCCTACACCACTTGGATTCGTACGATTGGGTGGTCTTCACGAGCCAGAACGGCGTGCGCATCTTCTGGGAGCGTTGGTCGCGGCTGGCATCTTCTGCAGACTCCTCGCTCGTCTTCCCGCCCGATGTCCGCGTGGCGGCCATCGGGCCAGGCACCGCCGCCGCAATCCGCGAACGCGGCGGCCGAGTGGATCTTGTCCCGAACGAGTACATCGCCGAGGCATTGGTCGAGGGGCTGCAGCCCCGTCAGGGTCTGCGTGTTCTACTTCCGAGGGCGGAAAGCGCCCGGGAGGCCCTGGTGGACGGTCTAGTCGCGCTAGGGGCGCGTGTGGAGGAGATCCCGACCTATCGGACCCTGCCGGCAGCGCCCGATCGCAAGGCACTCGCCGAGCTCGCGCGTGGGGTGGACGCGATCACGTTCACCTCGTCCTCGACGGTACGCAACTTCGTTGAGCTGGTCGGCAGGGTGCGCTCTCCGGACCGCAGCCGGGGATTTCCACTCGGCTCCGCGGTGATCGCATGCCTCGGGCCGATCACCGCCTCCACTGCGACGTCTCTCGGCCTGCCAGTCGACGTGACCGCCGAGGAATACACGATCGATGGATTGGTGAGGGCGCTCGAGAAGCACTTTTCAACCCCTCAACCGGATCCGAAGGAGAAGCGATGGCTGTCGATCCGACCCGGCTGAGTTTGCTGCCCAACCAGCTTCGACCGCGCCGGCTGCGGCTCAACCCGGGCCTGCGCCGGATGGTGTGCGAGACCCGGCTGGCACCGGCCGACTTCATCACCCCGCTGTTCGTGACGCATGGCCGCCAGGTCCGGGCCGAGATCGCCTCGATGCCGGGCGTCTTTCAATGGTCTGTGGATTCGCTGGCTAAAGAGGCAGAGGAGCTGGCCGCCCTGGGGATCCCGGCTGTCTTGCTATTTGGTCTGCCCGCCTCGAAGGATCCCATCGGGATCGAGAACTTCGCCCCGGATGGGATCGTCCAGCAAGCGATTCGAACGATCAAGTCGTGTGTCCCCGAAATGGTCGTTGTCACGGACGTCTGCCTGTGCGAGTACACCGACCATGGTCACTGCGGTCTCGTCAACGGAGAGGACGGGTCGCGCCCCCAGCCGCACCTGCCCGCCGGTTACGTGCTGAACGACGAGACCCTGCCGGTGTTGGCCAGGGTGGCAGTCTCGCACGCCGAGGCGGGCGCCGATGTGGTGGCGCCATCGGGAATGATCGATGGCATGGTCGCCGGCATCCGTTCGGCGTTGGACGGCGCCGGTTTCGCCCACCTTCCGATCCTCTCCTACTCCACCAAGTACGCCTCGGCCATGTATGGCCCGTTTCGCGACGCCGCCCAGGGTGCACCCAAGTTCGGCGACCGCAAGACGCATCAGATGGATCCGGCCAACGCGCGCGAGGCCCTGCGCGAAACGGCCCTGGACGTGGCCGAGGGAGCCGACCTCTTGATGGTCAAGCCTGCCCTGCCCTACCTGGACATCATCCGCCTCGTGCGCGACCGCTACCCGGAGATGCCGCTGGCGGCATACAACGTCAGCGGTGAGTACGCCATGGTGAAAGCGGCCGCCGCCAACGGGTGGTTGGATGAGGAACGGGTCGTCCTGGAAGTCCTAACGGCCATCAAGCGCGCCGGCGCCGACCTGATCATCAGCTACCACGCCAAGGATGCGGTCCGATGGCTGGCCTGAATCTGGGCGTCCGGGCGTCCGCCGACCGAAGTCTGCACGACCAGCACATGGCCGAGGCCGACTTCGACCAGGCACCCTTTACCATCGCCTGGGAGATCACCCGCGCCTGCGCCTACGCCTGCGTTCACTGTCGCGCCGACGCCCAGCATCGGCGCGACCCGCGCGAGCTTTCCACCCAGGATGGCTACCGGCTGCTCGAACG
This window encodes:
- the hemB gene encoding porphobilinogen synthase; its protein translation is MAVDPTRLSLLPNQLRPRRLRLNPGLRRMVCETRLAPADFITPLFVTHGRQVRAEIASMPGVFQWSVDSLAKEAEELAALGIPAVLLFGLPASKDPIGIENFAPDGIVQQAIRTIKSCVPEMVVVTDVCLCEYTDHGHCGLVNGEDGSRPQPHLPAGYVLNDETLPVLARVAVSHAEAGADVVAPSGMIDGMVAGIRSALDGAGFAHLPILSYSTKYASAMYGPFRDAAQGAPKFGDRKTHQMDPANAREALRETALDVAEGADLLMVKPALPYLDIIRLVRDRYPEMPLAAYNVSGEYAMVKAAAANGWLDEERVVLEVLTAIKRAGADLIISYHAKDAVRWLA
- a CDS encoding uroporphyrinogen-III synthase, with the translated sequence MPSLAGKRVVVTRERSQAGEMAIRLAEAGAVPIVFPTIEIAPMADLGRLDHALHHLDSYDWVVFTSQNGVRIFWERWSRLASSADSSLVFPPDVRVAAIGPGTAAAIRERGGRVDLVPNEYIAEALVEGLQPRQGLRVLLPRAESAREALVDGLVALGARVEEIPTYRTLPAAPDRKALAELARGVDAITFTSSSTVRNFVELVGRVRSPDRSRGFPLGSAVIACLGPITASTATSLGLPVDVTAEEYTIDGLVRALEKHFSTPQPDPKEKRWLSIRPG